In Athalia rosae chromosome 6, iyAthRosa1.1, whole genome shotgun sequence, one DNA window encodes the following:
- the LOC105691780 gene encoding phosphatidylinositol-binding clathrin assembly protein LAP isoform X14 gives MAGQTINDRLLAARHSIAGQGLAKSVCKATTEELIGPKKKHLDYLIHCTNEPNVSIPQLANLLIERSQNTNWTVVFKALITVHHMLCYGNERFTQYLASSNSTFQLSSFLDKSGVQAGARVGYDMSPFIRRYAKYLNEKALSYRTVAFDFCKVKRGKEDGTLRTMNAEKLLKTLPVLQAQLDSLLEFDCTANDLTNGVINMAFMLLFRDLIRLFACYNDGIINLLEKYFDMNKKQCRDALDLYKKFLIRMDRVGEFLKVAENVGIDKGDIPDLTKAPSSLLDALEQHLASVEGKKGSAANTPTQTASNRTNVKSGVSALSSTSTAFGTAASNARLDQTGNGHIDEALRQQALAEEEAAMNQYKAKVQSPSGGPSTNPFLSSPTNNSNQPIVDLFSAAPATDNQAQKASDDLLQLAGNPFADMFGNGQPQQPQPAPVQNNMWMTNDNNFSSVFGNQQDQSSFDGMGSVLKPSTTVSGANNVSAAGQTANTGTGGKVLTGDLDSSLASLAQNLSINKSAQQQVKGMQWNSPKNAAKTGGQTGWTPQPMAATTGAGYRPMGQGMTQLPPTPSMGFPTQTTMTLGMQGMPMGMQGMRPMMGAMPGAPVASGGMMVTGGTAPTMMGAPSPMMGAPLQQQQTHSTVQSQANAVQLDPFGAL, from the exons ATTTGATACATTGCACGAACGAACCAAATGTTTCGATACCACAACTTGCGAATCTGCTCATTGAGCGATCGCAAAATACAAATTGGACTGTCGTTTTTAAGGCCCTTATCACGGTGCATCATATGCTCTGCTATGGAAATGAG AGGTTTACTCAGTACCTTGCATCGAGCAACAGTACCTTTCAGCTCAGCAGTTTTTTGGATAAAAGTGGAGTACAAG CTGGAGCACGTGTGG GATATGACATGTCACCGTTCATAAGGCGGTACGCCAAATACTTGAATGAAAAGGCACTTTCTTATAGAACGGTTGCATTCGACTTTTGCAAAGTCAAACGAGg CAAGGAAGATGGAACTCTCAGGACAATGAATGCAGAAAAATTGCTCAAAACTCTACCTGTCTTACAGGCACAACTTGATTCATTGTTAGAGTTTGACTGTACGGCCAACGATCTTACAAATGGTGTTATAAATATGGCCTTTATGCTTCTCTTTAGAGAtctcattcgtttatttgccTGTTATAATGATGGTATTATTAATCTACTAG aaaagtaCTTTgacatgaataaaaaacaatgcCGAGATGCGTTAGATCTGTATAAAAAGTTTCTTATAAGAATGGATAGAGTTGGTGAATTCTTGAAGGTTGCAGAG aaTGTTGGTATCGACAAAGGGGATATACCGGATCTCACCAAG GCTCCTAGCAGTCTGCTTGATGCGCTGGAACAGCATCTTGCATCTgtagaaggaaagaaaggatCTGCTGCAAATACACCTACGCAAACAGCTAG CAATAGAACGAATGTAAAGTCTGGAGTGTCCGCCCTGTCTTCCACCAGCACGGCGTTTGGAACAGCAGCCAGCAACGCTCGGCTCGATCAAACCGGAAATGGTCACATAGATGAGGCACTACGGCAGCAGGCTCTCGCCGAAGAGGAAGCAGCTATGAATCAATACAAG GCCAAAGTACAGTCACCATCGGGCGGTCCAAGCACTAATCCTTTTCTCAGCTCACCAACGAATAATTCTAATCAGCCGATCGTTGACTTATTCAGCGCAGCGCCGGCGACTGATAATCAG GCCCAGAAAGCATCGGATGATTTGCTACAATTAGCAGGGAATCCTTTCGCAGATATGTTTGGTAACGGTCAACCACAACAGCCACAACCTGCACCTGTTCAAAACAATATGTGGATGACTAACG ataacaatttttcatcggtattTGGAAATCAACAAGATCAATCAA GTTTTGACGGTATGGGCTCGGTGCTGAAGCCATCCACCACTGTGTCTGGAGCTAATAACGTTTCAGCAGCTGGTCAGACAGCAAATACTGGAACTGGAGGGAAGGTGCTCACGGGTGATCTGGATAGCAGTCTCGCCAGTCTCGCGCAAAATCTTTCCATCAACAAGAGCGCTCAACAACAAGTCAA AGGAATGCAATGGAACTCTCCGAAAAATGCTGCTAAGACCGGAGGGCAGACGGGTTGGACGCCTCAACCAATGGCAGCGACTACAGGTGCTGGTTACAGGCCGATG GGCCAAGGAATGACACAACTTCCTCCAACACCTAGTATGGGCTTCCCCACCCAGACTACTATGACTCTG GGTATGCAAGGTATGCCGATGGGTATGCAGGGCATGCGGCCAATGATGGGTGCAATGCCTGGTGCTCCTGTTGCAAGTGGTGGTATGATGGTTACGGGGGGAACTGCGCCCACTATGATGGGTGCTCCCAGTCCCATGATGGGAGCTCCCCTACAGCAGCAACAAACTCATAGCACTGTTCAATCGCAAGCAAACGCTGTACAACTTGATCCTTTCGGTGCTCTGTGA
- the LOC105691780 gene encoding phosphatidylinositol-binding clathrin assembly protein LAP isoform X11, with product MAGQTINDRLLAARHSIAGQGLAKSVCKATTEELIGPKKKHLDYLIHCTNEPNVSIPQLANLLIERSQNTNWTVVFKALITVHHMLCYGNERFTQYLASSNSTFQLSSFLDKSGVQAGARVGYDMSPFIRRYAKYLNEKALSYRTVAFDFCKVKRGKEDGTLRTMNAEKLLKTLPVLQAQLDSLLEFDCTANDLTNGVINMAFMLLFRDLIRLFACYNDGIINLLEKYFDMNKKQCRDALDLYKKFLIRMDRVGEFLKVAENVGIDKGDIPDLTKAPSSLLDALEQHLASVEGKKGSAANTPTQTASNRTNVKSGVSALSSTSTAFGTAASNARLDQTGNGHIDEALRQQALAEEEAAMNQYKAKVQSPSGGPSTNPFLSSPTNNSNQPIVDLFSAAPATDNQAQKASDDLLQLAGNPFADMFGNGQPQQPQPAPVQNNMWMTNGNGFGAPPPANNTFVTDNNFSSVFGNQQDQSSFDGMGSVLKPSTTVSGANNVSAAGQTANTGTGGKVLTGDLDSSLASLAQNLSINKSAQQQVKGMQWNSPKNAAKTGGQTGWTPQPMAATTGAGYRPMGQGMTQLPPTPSMGFPTQTTMTLGMQGMPMGMQGMRPMMGAMPGAPVASGGMMVTGGTAPTMMGAPSPMMGAPLQQQQTHSTVQSQANAVQLDPFGAL from the exons ATTTGATACATTGCACGAACGAACCAAATGTTTCGATACCACAACTTGCGAATCTGCTCATTGAGCGATCGCAAAATACAAATTGGACTGTCGTTTTTAAGGCCCTTATCACGGTGCATCATATGCTCTGCTATGGAAATGAG AGGTTTACTCAGTACCTTGCATCGAGCAACAGTACCTTTCAGCTCAGCAGTTTTTTGGATAAAAGTGGAGTACAAG CTGGAGCACGTGTGG GATATGACATGTCACCGTTCATAAGGCGGTACGCCAAATACTTGAATGAAAAGGCACTTTCTTATAGAACGGTTGCATTCGACTTTTGCAAAGTCAAACGAGg CAAGGAAGATGGAACTCTCAGGACAATGAATGCAGAAAAATTGCTCAAAACTCTACCTGTCTTACAGGCACAACTTGATTCATTGTTAGAGTTTGACTGTACGGCCAACGATCTTACAAATGGTGTTATAAATATGGCCTTTATGCTTCTCTTTAGAGAtctcattcgtttatttgccTGTTATAATGATGGTATTATTAATCTACTAG aaaagtaCTTTgacatgaataaaaaacaatgcCGAGATGCGTTAGATCTGTATAAAAAGTTTCTTATAAGAATGGATAGAGTTGGTGAATTCTTGAAGGTTGCAGAG aaTGTTGGTATCGACAAAGGGGATATACCGGATCTCACCAAG GCTCCTAGCAGTCTGCTTGATGCGCTGGAACAGCATCTTGCATCTgtagaaggaaagaaaggatCTGCTGCAAATACACCTACGCAAACAGCTAG CAATAGAACGAATGTAAAGTCTGGAGTGTCCGCCCTGTCTTCCACCAGCACGGCGTTTGGAACAGCAGCCAGCAACGCTCGGCTCGATCAAACCGGAAATGGTCACATAGATGAGGCACTACGGCAGCAGGCTCTCGCCGAAGAGGAAGCAGCTATGAATCAATACAAG GCCAAAGTACAGTCACCATCGGGCGGTCCAAGCACTAATCCTTTTCTCAGCTCACCAACGAATAATTCTAATCAGCCGATCGTTGACTTATTCAGCGCAGCGCCGGCGACTGATAATCAG GCCCAGAAAGCATCGGATGATTTGCTACAATTAGCAGGGAATCCTTTCGCAGATATGTTTGGTAACGGTCAACCACAACAGCCACAACCTGCACCTGTTCAAAACAATATGTGGATGACTAACGGTAATG GTTTTGGAGCTCCACCACCTGCAAATAATACCTTTGTTACagataacaatttttcatcggtattTGGAAATCAACAAGATCAATCAA GTTTTGACGGTATGGGCTCGGTGCTGAAGCCATCCACCACTGTGTCTGGAGCTAATAACGTTTCAGCAGCTGGTCAGACAGCAAATACTGGAACTGGAGGGAAGGTGCTCACGGGTGATCTGGATAGCAGTCTCGCCAGTCTCGCGCAAAATCTTTCCATCAACAAGAGCGCTCAACAACAAGTCAA AGGAATGCAATGGAACTCTCCGAAAAATGCTGCTAAGACCGGAGGGCAGACGGGTTGGACGCCTCAACCAATGGCAGCGACTACAGGTGCTGGTTACAGGCCGATG GGCCAAGGAATGACACAACTTCCTCCAACACCTAGTATGGGCTTCCCCACCCAGACTACTATGACTCTG GGTATGCAAGGTATGCCGATGGGTATGCAGGGCATGCGGCCAATGATGGGTGCAATGCCTGGTGCTCCTGTTGCAAGTGGTGGTATGATGGTTACGGGGGGAACTGCGCCCACTATGATGGGTGCTCCCAGTCCCATGATGGGAGCTCCCCTACAGCAGCAACAAACTCATAGCACTGTTCAATCGCAAGCAAACGCTGTACAACTTGATCCTTTCGGTGCTCTGTGA
- the LOC105691780 gene encoding phosphatidylinositol-binding clathrin assembly protein unc-11 isoform X1, whose protein sequence is MAGQTINDRLLAARHSIAGQGLAKSVCKATTEELIGPKKKHLDYLIHCTNEPNVSIPQLANLLIERSQNTNWTVVFKALITVHHMLCYGNERFTQYLASSNSTFQLSSFLDKSGVQAGARVGYDMSPFIRRYAKYLNEKALSYRTVAFDFCKVKRGKEDGTLRTMNAEKLLKTLPVLQAQLDSLLEFDCTANDLTNGVINMAFMLLFRDLIRLFACYNDGIINLLEKYFDMNKKQCRDALDLYKKFLIRMDRVGEFLKVAENVGIDKGDIPDLTKAPSSLLDALEQHLASVEGKKGSAANTPTQTASNRTNVKSGVSALSSTSTAFGTAASNARLDQTGNGHIDEALRQQALAEEEAAMNQYKAKVQSPSGGPSTNPFLSSPTNNSNQPIVDLFSAAPATDNQAQKASDDLLQLAGNPFADMFGNGQPQQPQPAPVQNNMWMTNGNGFGAPPPANNTFVTDNNFSSVFGNQQDQSTAAAGLAGSVPNPFMSDFPGSGPQSINAANIGLFDNDANLSANESQAASGDLFSAGGQADFFGGDGTVLNSMDGGNGDAVLGSLPGAASSGALGSGKSTATPPPRPPPPSSASNGTPRAMSPAIGGTSSGRPTAAAPSKSAFDDLNDSIRMALGGSPSRPAPVLQQLPPTASSQQKSLQQQQTAQQGFAMFDMGGSLGGVGQPVMGGTNPPNYGGPSQAQIPSGYGSPAKQPLSGFDGMGSVLKPSTTVSGANNVSAAGQTANTGTGGKVLTGDLDSSLASLAQNLSINKSAQQQVKGMQWNSPKNAAKTGGQTGWTPQPMAATTGAGYRPMGQGMTQLPPTPSMGFPTQTTMTLGMQGMPMGMQGMRPMMGAMPGAPVASGGMMVTGGTAPTMMGAPSPMMGAPLQQQQTHSTVQSQANAVQLDPFGAL, encoded by the exons ATTTGATACATTGCACGAACGAACCAAATGTTTCGATACCACAACTTGCGAATCTGCTCATTGAGCGATCGCAAAATACAAATTGGACTGTCGTTTTTAAGGCCCTTATCACGGTGCATCATATGCTCTGCTATGGAAATGAG AGGTTTACTCAGTACCTTGCATCGAGCAACAGTACCTTTCAGCTCAGCAGTTTTTTGGATAAAAGTGGAGTACAAG CTGGAGCACGTGTGG GATATGACATGTCACCGTTCATAAGGCGGTACGCCAAATACTTGAATGAAAAGGCACTTTCTTATAGAACGGTTGCATTCGACTTTTGCAAAGTCAAACGAGg CAAGGAAGATGGAACTCTCAGGACAATGAATGCAGAAAAATTGCTCAAAACTCTACCTGTCTTACAGGCACAACTTGATTCATTGTTAGAGTTTGACTGTACGGCCAACGATCTTACAAATGGTGTTATAAATATGGCCTTTATGCTTCTCTTTAGAGAtctcattcgtttatttgccTGTTATAATGATGGTATTATTAATCTACTAG aaaagtaCTTTgacatgaataaaaaacaatgcCGAGATGCGTTAGATCTGTATAAAAAGTTTCTTATAAGAATGGATAGAGTTGGTGAATTCTTGAAGGTTGCAGAG aaTGTTGGTATCGACAAAGGGGATATACCGGATCTCACCAAG GCTCCTAGCAGTCTGCTTGATGCGCTGGAACAGCATCTTGCATCTgtagaaggaaagaaaggatCTGCTGCAAATACACCTACGCAAACAGCTAG CAATAGAACGAATGTAAAGTCTGGAGTGTCCGCCCTGTCTTCCACCAGCACGGCGTTTGGAACAGCAGCCAGCAACGCTCGGCTCGATCAAACCGGAAATGGTCACATAGATGAGGCACTACGGCAGCAGGCTCTCGCCGAAGAGGAAGCAGCTATGAATCAATACAAG GCCAAAGTACAGTCACCATCGGGCGGTCCAAGCACTAATCCTTTTCTCAGCTCACCAACGAATAATTCTAATCAGCCGATCGTTGACTTATTCAGCGCAGCGCCGGCGACTGATAATCAG GCCCAGAAAGCATCGGATGATTTGCTACAATTAGCAGGGAATCCTTTCGCAGATATGTTTGGTAACGGTCAACCACAACAGCCACAACCTGCACCTGTTCAAAACAATATGTGGATGACTAACGGTAATG GTTTTGGAGCTCCACCACCTGCAAATAATACCTTTGTTACagataacaatttttcatcggtattTGGAAATCAACAAGATCAATCAA CTGCTGCCGCAGGATTAGCTGGATCCGTACCCAATCCGTTTATGTCAGATTTCCCTGGTTCTGGTCCCCAATCAATCAATGCGGCTAATATCGGCCTATTCGATAACGATGCAAATCTATCGGCGAATGAATCCCAAGCCGCTTCCGGAGACCTGTTCAGTGCTGGTGGTCAGGCAGATTTCTTTGGGGGCGACGGTACAGTGCTAAATTCCATGGACGGAGGCAACGGAGACGCAGTTCTTGGGTCATTACCAGGTGCGGCGTCCTCCGGAGCCCTCGGATCTGGAAAATCCACTGCCACGCCGCCACCCAGACCCCCGCCTCCCTCGAGTGCGTCGAATGGTACACCACGCGCAATGTCACCTGCTATCGGAGGGACATCGTCTGGTAGGCCAACGGCTGCTGCACCTAGCAAGAGTGCTTTTGACGATCTCAATGATAGTATTCGAATGGCCCTGGGTGGGTCTCCGTCCCGTCCAGCTCCGGTTCTTCAACAACTTCCTCCCACTGCTTCTTCTCAACAAAAATCCCTACAGCAACAGCAAACTGCTCAGCAAGGATTCGCTATGTTTGATATGGGCGGTAGTTTGGGGGGTGTTGGTCAACCCGTAATGGGGGGAACCAACCCCCCTAACTACGGCGGTCCTTCCCAAGCCCAAATTCCCTCGGGGTACGGTTCCCCGGCAAAGCAGCCGTTGTCAG GTTTTGACGGTATGGGCTCGGTGCTGAAGCCATCCACCACTGTGTCTGGAGCTAATAACGTTTCAGCAGCTGGTCAGACAGCAAATACTGGAACTGGAGGGAAGGTGCTCACGGGTGATCTGGATAGCAGTCTCGCCAGTCTCGCGCAAAATCTTTCCATCAACAAGAGCGCTCAACAACAAGTCAA AGGAATGCAATGGAACTCTCCGAAAAATGCTGCTAAGACCGGAGGGCAGACGGGTTGGACGCCTCAACCAATGGCAGCGACTACAGGTGCTGGTTACAGGCCGATG GGCCAAGGAATGACACAACTTCCTCCAACACCTAGTATGGGCTTCCCCACCCAGACTACTATGACTCTG GGTATGCAAGGTATGCCGATGGGTATGCAGGGCATGCGGCCAATGATGGGTGCAATGCCTGGTGCTCCTGTTGCAAGTGGTGGTATGATGGTTACGGGGGGAACTGCGCCCACTATGATGGGTGCTCCCAGTCCCATGATGGGAGCTCCCCTACAGCAGCAACAAACTCATAGCACTGTTCAATCGCAAGCAAACGCTGTACAACTTGATCCTTTCGGTGCTCTGTGA
- the LOC105691780 gene encoding phosphatidylinositol-binding clathrin assembly protein isoform X6 — protein MAGQTINDRLLAARHSIAGQGLAKSVCKATTEELIGPKKKHLDYLIHCTNEPNVSIPQLANLLIERSQNTNWTVVFKALITVHHMLCYGNERFTQYLASSNSTFQLSSFLDKSGVQAGARVGYDMSPFIRRYAKYLNEKALSYRTVAFDFCKVKRGKEDGTLRTMNAEKLLKTLPVLQAQLDSLLEFDCTANDLTNGVINMAFMLLFRDLIRLFACYNDGIINLLEKYFDMNKKQCRDALDLYKKFLIRMDRVGEFLKVAENVGIDKGDIPDLTKAPSSLLDALEQHLASVEGKKGSAANTPTQTASNRTNVKSGVSALSSTSTAFGTAASNARLDQTGNGHIDEALRQQALAEEEAAMNQYKAKVQSPSGGPSTNPFLSSPTNNSNQPIVDLFSAAPATDNQAQKASDDLLQLAGNPFADMFGNGQPQQPQPAPVQNNMWMTNDNNFSSVFGNQQDQSTAAAGLAGSVPNPFMSDFPGSGPQSINAANIGLFDNDANLSANESQAASGDLFSAGGQADFFGGDGTVLNSMDGGNGDAVLGSLPGAASSGALGSGKSTATPPPRPPPPSSASNGTPRAMSPAIGGTSSGRPTAAAPSKSAFDDLNDSIRMALGGSPSRPAPVLQQLPPTASSQQKSLQQQQTAQQGFAMFDMGGSLGGVGQPVMGGTNPPNYGGPSQAQIPSGYGSPAKQPLSGFDGMGSVLKPSTTVSGANNVSAAGQTANTGTGGKVLTGDLDSSLASLAQNLSINKSAQQQVKGMQWNSPKNAAKTGGQTGWTPQPMAATTGAGYRPMGQGMTQLPPTPSMGFPTQTTMTLGMQGMPMGMQGMRPMMGAMPGAPVASGGMMVTGGTAPTMMGAPSPMMGAPLQQQQTHSTVQSQANAVQLDPFGAL, from the exons ATTTGATACATTGCACGAACGAACCAAATGTTTCGATACCACAACTTGCGAATCTGCTCATTGAGCGATCGCAAAATACAAATTGGACTGTCGTTTTTAAGGCCCTTATCACGGTGCATCATATGCTCTGCTATGGAAATGAG AGGTTTACTCAGTACCTTGCATCGAGCAACAGTACCTTTCAGCTCAGCAGTTTTTTGGATAAAAGTGGAGTACAAG CTGGAGCACGTGTGG GATATGACATGTCACCGTTCATAAGGCGGTACGCCAAATACTTGAATGAAAAGGCACTTTCTTATAGAACGGTTGCATTCGACTTTTGCAAAGTCAAACGAGg CAAGGAAGATGGAACTCTCAGGACAATGAATGCAGAAAAATTGCTCAAAACTCTACCTGTCTTACAGGCACAACTTGATTCATTGTTAGAGTTTGACTGTACGGCCAACGATCTTACAAATGGTGTTATAAATATGGCCTTTATGCTTCTCTTTAGAGAtctcattcgtttatttgccTGTTATAATGATGGTATTATTAATCTACTAG aaaagtaCTTTgacatgaataaaaaacaatgcCGAGATGCGTTAGATCTGTATAAAAAGTTTCTTATAAGAATGGATAGAGTTGGTGAATTCTTGAAGGTTGCAGAG aaTGTTGGTATCGACAAAGGGGATATACCGGATCTCACCAAG GCTCCTAGCAGTCTGCTTGATGCGCTGGAACAGCATCTTGCATCTgtagaaggaaagaaaggatCTGCTGCAAATACACCTACGCAAACAGCTAG CAATAGAACGAATGTAAAGTCTGGAGTGTCCGCCCTGTCTTCCACCAGCACGGCGTTTGGAACAGCAGCCAGCAACGCTCGGCTCGATCAAACCGGAAATGGTCACATAGATGAGGCACTACGGCAGCAGGCTCTCGCCGAAGAGGAAGCAGCTATGAATCAATACAAG GCCAAAGTACAGTCACCATCGGGCGGTCCAAGCACTAATCCTTTTCTCAGCTCACCAACGAATAATTCTAATCAGCCGATCGTTGACTTATTCAGCGCAGCGCCGGCGACTGATAATCAG GCCCAGAAAGCATCGGATGATTTGCTACAATTAGCAGGGAATCCTTTCGCAGATATGTTTGGTAACGGTCAACCACAACAGCCACAACCTGCACCTGTTCAAAACAATATGTGGATGACTAACG ataacaatttttcatcggtattTGGAAATCAACAAGATCAATCAA CTGCTGCCGCAGGATTAGCTGGATCCGTACCCAATCCGTTTATGTCAGATTTCCCTGGTTCTGGTCCCCAATCAATCAATGCGGCTAATATCGGCCTATTCGATAACGATGCAAATCTATCGGCGAATGAATCCCAAGCCGCTTCCGGAGACCTGTTCAGTGCTGGTGGTCAGGCAGATTTCTTTGGGGGCGACGGTACAGTGCTAAATTCCATGGACGGAGGCAACGGAGACGCAGTTCTTGGGTCATTACCAGGTGCGGCGTCCTCCGGAGCCCTCGGATCTGGAAAATCCACTGCCACGCCGCCACCCAGACCCCCGCCTCCCTCGAGTGCGTCGAATGGTACACCACGCGCAATGTCACCTGCTATCGGAGGGACATCGTCTGGTAGGCCAACGGCTGCTGCACCTAGCAAGAGTGCTTTTGACGATCTCAATGATAGTATTCGAATGGCCCTGGGTGGGTCTCCGTCCCGTCCAGCTCCGGTTCTTCAACAACTTCCTCCCACTGCTTCTTCTCAACAAAAATCCCTACAGCAACAGCAAACTGCTCAGCAAGGATTCGCTATGTTTGATATGGGCGGTAGTTTGGGGGGTGTTGGTCAACCCGTAATGGGGGGAACCAACCCCCCTAACTACGGCGGTCCTTCCCAAGCCCAAATTCCCTCGGGGTACGGTTCCCCGGCAAAGCAGCCGTTGTCAG GTTTTGACGGTATGGGCTCGGTGCTGAAGCCATCCACCACTGTGTCTGGAGCTAATAACGTTTCAGCAGCTGGTCAGACAGCAAATACTGGAACTGGAGGGAAGGTGCTCACGGGTGATCTGGATAGCAGTCTCGCCAGTCTCGCGCAAAATCTTTCCATCAACAAGAGCGCTCAACAACAAGTCAA AGGAATGCAATGGAACTCTCCGAAAAATGCTGCTAAGACCGGAGGGCAGACGGGTTGGACGCCTCAACCAATGGCAGCGACTACAGGTGCTGGTTACAGGCCGATG GGCCAAGGAATGACACAACTTCCTCCAACACCTAGTATGGGCTTCCCCACCCAGACTACTATGACTCTG GGTATGCAAGGTATGCCGATGGGTATGCAGGGCATGCGGCCAATGATGGGTGCAATGCCTGGTGCTCCTGTTGCAAGTGGTGGTATGATGGTTACGGGGGGAACTGCGCCCACTATGATGGGTGCTCCCAGTCCCATGATGGGAGCTCCCCTACAGCAGCAACAAACTCATAGCACTGTTCAATCGCAAGCAAACGCTGTACAACTTGATCCTTTCGGTGCTCTGTGA